The genomic DNA CCGTGGTGGTGGCAATGGCGGCGGCGACCAGGTGAAAAACTGGATGTATGCCCTGCGCGATGGCAATCTTGCCGCCCTGGAATTACTTGATAAAGATATGCCACAGCCGCCAAGCGCCCAGCAATTGCAACAATACATCAGCCAGTACAGCCAGGCGCAGGGACACCTGAGCTGGAAAGCGATCAACGTTGAAGGCGTGGCCCAGCAAACAGACACAAGCGTGGATAGTTTCGTCGAGGTAGACCTCTCGGCCAATGGGCCTGGTGGTCCTGTCGGTGGCTACATGATCTGGCATTTCGTCACAGTACAGGGGCAAACGGGAGAAGTTCTTTTTAGCGTCACCCTGATAGATTTCCGGCCATCTCTGCAATAGGTCCTGTAGCGAAAGGGATAGACTGTTATGGCAAAAAATACGAAAAAAACAAGCGATCTTGACAAGTCAATCGATACCGGACTGGACCAGTTTGGGCGATTTGTCAAATTGCGCTGGCTCTGGATTCTGATCGTTGGCATTATCCTGTGGTATTTTGCTTTCAACATCGCGCCGCAGTTGAGCCCGCCATCGCCAGGAACGATTTTCCTCTATGCCTTCCAAATAGTGTTTTATATGTTCGCCATCGTCATACAGTTCGTGGCGCTGTTCTGGTTTCTGGGGCGACCCCGCCTGTACTGGGTGATGCCCGGCGAAACAGGCGTCACGTTTGACGACTATAAAGGCAATCCAGAGGTGCTGGAAGCCGCGAAGCGTATCGTCTTGCTGCTACGCGGAACCGAGGAATTCAAAGAAATGGGCGGACAGGCCGTGCGCGGTCTCCTGCTGACGGGCGATCCTGGCACCGGAAAGAGCTACCTGGCGCAATGTATGAGTACCGAGGCCGGAGTTCCATTTGCCTATGCCAGCGCCGCCAGCTTCCGCGCCATGTTCATTGGCATGGATGTGCTGATGATCAAACGCCTGTATGGTAAGGCACGCCGCCTGGCTCGCGAGTATGGCGCCTGCGTGGTGTTCATGGATGAAATCGATGCCATCGGCATGTCGCGCTCGCAGCGTGGCGGCGGCACCATGGCTATGGGCGGCGGTATTTTCGGATTCATGGGCGGCACCGGTGGTCTGAACGAACTGCTGATGCAAATGGACCCGCCCAACATCGAAACCGGCTGGTTCAAGAAGGTCCTGCGCACTCTGGGCCTGTATCATAGCCGCGTGCAAAGTCAACCCGTCCTTACCGTTGGAGCGACCAATATTCCCGAATCGCTCGATCCCGCGCTCCTGCGTCCCGGGCGCTTTGACCGTAAAGTCCATGTCGCCCCACCGACTGATAAATATCGCGGCGAAGTGATCGAGTATTATCTGAACAAGGTCAAACACGATCCTGATATCTCCATTGCCGCTCTCGTGCAACGCCTGGTCGAATATACGCCCGTGGCGATCAAGCATGTCGTCAACGAAGCGGTCATCATCGCGCACTTCGCCGGACGCGATACCGTTACCTATAGAGACCTCATCGAGGCCCAGGATATACATGAGTTCGGGCTGCGCCAGTTGAGCGAGCTGACACCGATTGAGCGCCGCCGCCTTGCCTATCACGAAGCGGGACACGCCGTTGCCTGCTATTACCTGATGGAGCGCCACTTCCCCGCCTTTGTCACGCTGCACAAACATGGAGACCTGGAAGGCGCCGCCGCGTTTGCCGCCTGGCGTCAAACCGAAACCATCGTCACACGCAGCAGAGAAGACATCCTGGCACGCATCCAGGTCGCGCTGGCATCACGCGCCGCCGAAGAACTCTTCCTGGATGTCAATCTGAGTGGCGTGACCGGCGACCTTGCCAGCGCCACGCAACTGGCCGCCCAGTATGTCGGCATGTTCGGTATGGATGGCACCTTCACATCCGCCATCGCCTTCGCCGGTACTCCGCTGGAGAAAGTTGTCGCGGTACCTAAGGCCGGTGAGCGTGTCGAGGCCATCCTGCAATCGCAGTTCAAGGCCGTCAAGCGCCTCTTCCAGCAGCACAGCGAAGCCGTCATGGCAGTTGCCGAAAC from Ktedonobacteraceae bacterium includes the following:
- a CDS encoding AAA family ATPase gives rise to the protein MAKNTKKTSDLDKSIDTGLDQFGRFVKLRWLWILIVGIILWYFAFNIAPQLSPPSPGTIFLYAFQIVFYMFAIVIQFVALFWFLGRPRLYWVMPGETGVTFDDYKGNPEVLEAAKRIVLLLRGTEEFKEMGGQAVRGLLLTGDPGTGKSYLAQCMSTEAGVPFAYASAASFRAMFIGMDVLMIKRLYGKARRLAREYGACVVFMDEIDAIGMSRSQRGGGTMAMGGGIFGFMGGTGGLNELLMQMDPPNIETGWFKKVLRTLGLYHSRVQSQPVLTVGATNIPESLDPALLRPGRFDRKVHVAPPTDKYRGEVIEYYLNKVKHDPDISIAALVQRLVEYTPVAIKHVVNEAVIIAHFAGRDTVTYRDLIEAQDIHEFGLRQLSELTPIERRRLAYHEAGHAVACYYLMERHFPAFVTLHKHGDLEGAAAFAAWRQTETIVTRSREDILARIQVALASRAAEELFLDVNLSGVTGDLASATQLAAQYVGMFGMDGTFTSAIAFAGTPLEKVVAVPKAGERVEAILQSQFKAVKRLFQQHSEAVMAVAETLIERDELVAEEIKQLIDEADARHVNKIVISEFEELLGNGHSNGKTGNGHVLAGSYGNGSGNGNVIDAPRVDYTYLPDSENGTSHMPGLQNPVDDDGMLFYLEG